In Sphingomonas paeninsulae, the following proteins share a genomic window:
- a CDS encoding replication initiator protein A: MDSREVALTQGKLFDYLDSPLHGKVRGEQSIMDFPLFSLAKRPQMEAMTYEMDGVKIEIKPSSSGIATMWDKEVLIYVLSLMVQQIGRTGDVQNVFTFNAHDFFRATGVSRPSSRDYDRFIEALGRLQGTQIRTNIKTGTVGTKGFFSWFAEAQATTRETASGVDQLMPVRVQLCDWLVRAVSRDNRIYDYHNDYFRLGSIERRLYELAHCYCRDEEYEMPLEMLGAKIGSTSPLRTLKSQLKKIAADNKMPTYSIEVREVVPEVPARDKLGRKVGKPETVVVMRPKARLPTNQVAMVA; encoded by the coding sequence ATGGATTCGCGGGAAGTCGCTCTTACCCAAGGGAAGCTGTTCGACTATCTGGACAGTCCGCTCCACGGCAAAGTCCGCGGCGAACAAAGTATCATGGATTTTCCGCTGTTTTCTTTAGCGAAACGACCTCAGATGGAGGCGATGACCTACGAAATGGACGGGGTCAAAATCGAGATAAAGCCAAGTTCAAGCGGTATTGCGACGATGTGGGATAAAGAGGTCCTGATCTACGTCCTTTCGCTGATGGTCCAGCAAATTGGCCGCACGGGCGACGTACAGAACGTCTTCACATTCAATGCGCACGACTTTTTCCGGGCTACCGGCGTTAGTCGCCCGTCGAGCCGTGACTATGATCGTTTTATCGAAGCACTCGGGCGGCTTCAGGGTACACAAATCCGCACCAACATCAAAACCGGCACTGTCGGTACGAAGGGGTTCTTTTCCTGGTTCGCTGAAGCGCAAGCGACCACGCGCGAAACCGCTAGCGGCGTTGACCAACTTATGCCGGTTCGCGTGCAGCTCTGCGACTGGCTCGTCCGCGCCGTTTCGCGTGATAACCGTATTTACGACTATCATAACGATTATTTCCGTCTCGGCTCGATCGAGCGGCGTCTCTACGAGTTAGCCCACTGCTATTGTCGCGACGAAGAGTATGAAATGCCTTTGGAAATGCTAGGCGCGAAAATCGGCTCGACCTCGCCCCTTCGGACTTTGAAGAGCCAGCTCAAAAAAATCGCAGCTGACAATAAGATGCCGACCTATTCTATCGAGGTTCGCGAAGTCGTTCCCGAAGTTCCTGCGCGTGATAAGCTGGGGCGGAAAGTAGGTAAGCCCGAAACGGTCGTGGTGATGCGTCCAAAGGCCCGCTTACCAACTAACCAGGTGGCAATGGTCGCATAG
- the repC gene encoding plasmid replication protein RepC — translation MAFAQSPGRGLRRFDEHAAKATKLVEEFRGLETGLTPSNALAALKRAAPYMGVPLRVVSTIDLLFAWTKPQDWQGGRLPVVWPSNDLLAQKLGVTVRQVQKLLKQAQAFGLIGFIDSPNGHRGGRRGADGFIAWGYGIVLAPVGTRLQEFVACAAKGAAEDDALTVLRKRLAAARRRIRALAQTAFDTDLHYLKADDDVALALMATEQMRQVRDTVLLTACVEQIEARASCLAEAVAARIISETASFSDSHSSCWDDAEATHSTTTKQLQSAKAVISSGSAKNSSRNEDALPCQSKTPIDEDLKKHGVDPSFIMAIAPELCTGLLFRDGSWGEMVATAERLASQSGISNHAFEEACRVMGPNGAAASVIATIQKYRRGEVQRPGAYLRGMSSKAGKGELNLGRTLHGLKDTSHVIAMRGMSDGTDATPIGSLMSRLVNRGVSQR, via the coding sequence ATGGCTTTTGCCCAAAGCCCTGGAAGGGGATTGCGCCGTTTCGACGAGCATGCTGCCAAGGCGACCAAGCTCGTTGAAGAGTTTCGGGGGCTGGAAACCGGCCTGACTCCCTCAAATGCGCTGGCGGCGCTCAAGCGTGCGGCACCGTATATGGGCGTTCCATTGCGGGTGGTGTCAACGATCGATCTACTATTTGCTTGGACAAAGCCGCAAGACTGGCAGGGTGGGAGGTTACCAGTTGTTTGGCCGTCAAACGACCTCCTCGCGCAGAAGCTTGGCGTTACCGTCCGGCAGGTCCAAAAGCTGCTCAAACAGGCACAGGCGTTTGGCCTTATTGGCTTTATCGACAGCCCGAACGGACATCGAGGCGGACGCCGCGGTGCGGACGGGTTCATAGCATGGGGGTATGGCATCGTCCTCGCCCCGGTCGGGACGAGGCTCCAGGAGTTCGTTGCTTGCGCCGCGAAAGGCGCCGCGGAGGACGACGCACTGACGGTTCTGCGAAAACGACTTGCCGCAGCCCGCAGGAGAATAAGGGCACTAGCTCAGACGGCCTTTGACACGGATCTTCATTATCTCAAGGCAGATGATGACGTCGCACTCGCGTTAATGGCAACCGAGCAGATGCGACAGGTCCGCGACACGGTCCTGTTGACGGCGTGCGTTGAGCAAATCGAGGCCCGAGCCTCTTGCCTCGCCGAAGCCGTCGCAGCCAGGATTATCTCTGAAACAGCTTCTTTCAGTGATAGTCATAGTTCATGCTGGGATGATGCTGAGGCCACTCACTCTACAACTACAAAGCAACTCCAATCTGCTAAAGCAGTTATAAGTAGTGGCTCAGCGAAAAACAGTAGTAGAAATGAGGACGCCCTTCCCTGCCAGTCCAAGACGCCGATCGACGAGGACCTGAAGAAACACGGTGTCGATCCCAGCTTTATCATGGCAATTGCTCCAGAGCTGTGCACGGGTCTTCTCTTCCGCGACGGCTCGTGGGGCGAAATGGTCGCCACCGCAGAACGTCTTGCCAGCCAGTCTGGGATCAGCAACCACGCCTTCGAGGAAGCTTGCCGCGTTATGGGTCCGAACGGGGCGGCCGCGTCGGTCATTGCCACAATCCAAAAATATCGGCGCGGCGAGGTCCAGCGCCCGGGGGCCTATCTGCGGGGTATGAGCAGCAAAGCCGGAAAGGGCGAGCTCAATCTTGGTCGAACGCTTCACGGTCTGAAAGACACCAGCCACGTTATAGCCATGCGCGGGATGTCCGATGGGACGGACGCGACGCCTATCGGGAGCCTGATGTCACGCCTCGTTAACCGGGGAGTGTCGCAACGATGA
- a CDS encoding LuxR C-terminal-related transcriptional regulator — protein MLKTEGGLHRADRSYVTSENQSSDSNPISLLTERQRSYLRLVLQHRSSKEIAAVTGSSHRAVDKQLLKANNLLKVPTRFEAARLLADHDAG, from the coding sequence ATGCTGAAGACCGAAGGTGGGCTCCACCGTGCGGACCGTTCCTATGTAACGTCTGAAAATCAATCGAGTGACTCAAACCCCATTTCCCTCCTGACCGAACGACAACGATCCTATCTTCGTCTCGTCCTCCAGCACCGTAGCTCCAAAGAAATCGCTGCTGTGACCGGCAGCAGTCACCGTGCGGTCGACAAGCAGCTGTTAAAGGCCAACAATCTTCTCAAGGTTCCCACCCGCTTCGAGGCGGCCCGCCTCCTTGCCGATCATGATGCGGGGTAG
- a CDS encoding ParB/RepB/Spo0J family partition protein: MIQSVKVKNLSLSNDNVRKTNRDTDLESLAANIAAQGLLQNLVVTPLKKNGSFTVKAGGRRLRALQLLIKAGTLPADHEVPVMVLEDSDVSIEASLSENFHRVPMNPADECTAFKFFIDKGTSAEDVAKRFGVTTRFFEQRVRLAELAPVVFEALASGTITLGVAQAYAVVNDVDRQARVFEQMGNAYHGNNPDNVRRSLLNGSVKPTDAKARFVGEAAYLEAGGRIERDLFGTDADASWTDGEILDALAATKLETAAAELAVEKGFAFVTPIVATHVPYDVERALHEYHAPARALTETEQARVFELTDANDALGQRLEEELEAESPEALEAEALYEANEAELEKIDASLRVADDETRAQLGTFLYISPDGELRTHARMFSERPIKTVSVGGQPDADDKPDTSGKLSVALMDELATQRTQILAAHVASDPALALDLSIFLMADQIVYSSAYIQYGISVTARPADMPIPKFRDEGSTASNALEDQRQGLDTSWAGYPTMTERFEAFRALDESARGSWIAYATAKAISATLNAADGYRANGFHDHLGRLCNIEVAQWWRPNAENFFGRVKKDMVLDALQDIGGPVLRGRYKDAKKAELAAACATLCSGGGIVEAEVREAALAWLPDAMKFGGIEKAGSSQIHYSFREPVVDNEDEDEDGNGNGPVIDTDTEPSLPAVTYDNFETVEAEVLAKFTEEEATVLAYVEEGLHGAG; encoded by the coding sequence ATGATTCAGTCCGTTAAGGTCAAGAACCTTTCGCTCTCGAACGACAACGTGCGCAAGACCAACCGCGACACAGACCTCGAAAGCCTTGCCGCCAATATCGCAGCACAGGGGCTTTTGCAGAACCTCGTCGTCACCCCTCTCAAGAAGAACGGCAGCTTCACCGTCAAGGCCGGTGGCCGTCGCCTCCGCGCGCTTCAGCTCCTCATCAAGGCTGGCACGCTGCCTGCCGATCATGAAGTACCCGTGATGGTGCTTGAGGACAGTGACGTGTCGATCGAAGCCAGTCTTTCGGAGAACTTCCACCGCGTGCCGATGAATCCGGCCGACGAGTGCACGGCTTTCAAATTCTTCATCGACAAGGGCACCAGCGCAGAAGATGTCGCCAAGCGTTTCGGTGTCACCACCCGCTTTTTCGAGCAGCGCGTCCGTCTCGCTGAACTTGCGCCTGTCGTCTTCGAGGCGCTCGCCAGCGGCACGATTACGCTGGGCGTCGCGCAGGCTTATGCCGTCGTCAACGATGTCGACCGTCAAGCCCGCGTCTTCGAGCAGATGGGCAACGCCTATCACGGTAACAACCCCGACAACGTGCGGCGCTCGCTTCTCAATGGCTCGGTCAAGCCAACCGATGCCAAGGCCCGGTTCGTGGGCGAAGCCGCCTATCTCGAAGCCGGCGGTCGCATCGAGCGCGACCTGTTCGGCACCGACGCCGATGCCAGCTGGACCGATGGCGAGATCCTCGACGCGCTGGCGGCGACCAAGCTCGAAACCGCTGCCGCAGAACTCGCCGTCGAGAAGGGTTTTGCCTTCGTCACGCCGATCGTCGCCACCCACGTTCCCTATGATGTCGAACGCGCCCTTCACGAATACCACGCCCCTGCCCGCGCTCTGACCGAGACCGAGCAAGCGCGCGTGTTCGAACTGACCGATGCCAACGACGCCCTGGGCCAACGGCTCGAGGAAGAACTCGAAGCCGAATCCCCCGAGGCGCTGGAAGCCGAGGCGCTCTACGAGGCGAACGAGGCCGAGCTTGAAAAGATCGACGCAAGCCTTCGCGTTGCCGATGATGAGACGCGCGCTCAGCTGGGCACCTTCCTCTACATCAGCCCGGATGGTGAACTTCGCACGCATGCCCGCATGTTCAGCGAACGCCCGATCAAGACGGTCTCGGTCGGTGGTCAGCCTGATGCAGACGACAAGCCTGACACCTCGGGAAAACTCAGCGTCGCACTGATGGACGAGCTGGCCACCCAACGCACCCAGATCCTTGCGGCGCACGTTGCAAGCGATCCGGCCCTGGCACTCGATCTGTCGATCTTCCTGATGGCCGACCAGATCGTCTACTCGTCGGCTTACATCCAGTACGGGATTTCGGTCACGGCGCGACCGGCTGACATGCCGATCCCCAAATTCCGCGACGAAGGCAGCACCGCGTCGAACGCACTGGAGGACCAGCGCCAGGGTCTCGATACCAGTTGGGCCGGATATCCGACGATGACCGAACGGTTCGAAGCCTTCCGCGCGCTCGACGAGTCCGCCCGCGGATCGTGGATCGCCTACGCTACGGCAAAGGCGATCAGCGCAACCCTCAACGCCGCCGACGGCTACCGGGCAAACGGCTTCCATGACCATCTCGGTCGCCTGTGCAATATCGAGGTGGCGCAGTGGTGGCGGCCCAACGCCGAGAACTTCTTCGGTCGCGTTAAAAAGGACATGGTTCTCGACGCGCTTCAGGACATCGGTGGCCCCGTGCTGCGCGGTCGCTACAAGGATGCCAAGAAGGCAGAACTTGCAGCCGCGTGTGCAACGCTGTGCAGCGGCGGCGGGATCGTCGAAGCCGAGGTTCGCGAAGCCGCTCTCGCATGGCTTCCGGACGCCATGAAATTCGGTGGCATCGAGAAGGCCGGTTCCAGCCAGATCCATTATTCCTTCCGCGAACCCGTCGTCGACAACGAGGATGAGGACGAGGATGGAAATGGCAACGGACCTGTCATCGATACCGATACAGAACCTTCGCTGCCTGCGGTCACCTATGACAATTTCGAGACCGTCGAGGCCGAGGTACTCGCCAAGTTCACCGAAGAGGAGGCGACCGTTCTCGCCTATGTGGAGGAAGGTCTGCACGGCGCAGGCTAA
- a CDS encoding strawberry notch-like NTP hydrolase domain-containing protein codes for MRTSTAALELDFIEPSITAAIGVCRVLTSHGAINRANLLWAMETAYGSTSAEGRWSLRDAYDVLELAEVMFLRKAELGATPAARLTALSALTASLPTHTVRSEQQIELQQFSTPAPIAYLTALAANIGPSDVVLEPSAGTGLLAVFAARTGAKLVLNELDASRADMLQAAFPDVHVSRRDAELIADFYLHEDAPSVVLINPPFSRSLGRGVDSLAGFRHLRAALLVLATGGRCVAILPDRIDTTSQAWKTATAGYGLALYLELPANAYAKHGTSQPVKILVLHKGSTAKADLKRCATLSEALDAITAFTAPAPALLPTPLRRVGSTSLFGGMTASVRAPIKPMSKGPAIATGSRDIAYSVLAETAPVGAASGVYLPYRPSRIAIACASPHPTALVESIAMGSIAAPVPTYVPTLPRAIVDARVLSDAQLETLIYAGSAFSRDLTGRFLPAEEGVSLEPSEDGRAYRTGYFLADGTGAGKGRQVASIILDRWLKGSRKHIWISKTETLLEDARRDWAAVGGLPLDIQHLNQWKLGTPIGAGEGILFLTYATLRSNRGDKGTRLQQILDYLGVDFDGVIVFDEAHEMAGVAGGEGRFGMKSGSDQGIAGVRVQNLLPRARVLYVSATGASDVNNLAYATRLELWGPGTAFADRRQFVDSLRRGGIAAMELIARDLKTQGLYAARALSFAGVEYDVLQHNLTPEQIDVYDAYADGWAIIHQNLQTALGATRITDTFSGDTYNSGAKAAAISVFESTKQRFFGQLLISMKLPSLIPAMRADLERGDCVVVQLVSTSEAMLNRALATLSPEHRANLDIELSPREFVMDYLKASFPTRQMQTFTDDTGKVRSEPMMDEDGNPVVSREAERLRDDMLEQLGSLPVVGSALDHIIGHFGTDMVAEVTGRSRRIIVDSSGRQRVESRSSRSNLAETDAFMRGSKRILIFSDAGGTGRSYHASLAAENRSRRIHYLLEPGWRADAAIQGLGRTHRTHQACAPLFRPVSTDCRGERRFISTIARRLDSLGALTRGQRQTGGQGLFDPRDNLESDYAKESLVTWFNLLWKGKLASVTLARFVELTGLRLEGEGGGMVEDLPPIQRWLNRILALRIAMQNDIFDEYLGLIEARVDAAREAGTLDVGVESITAERITILDRTVIRRDSVTGAETEILRLETEERYKPLALDRIMDMVSKTDRMMVNRRSGKAALCSATFSFTDDEGQTVRRYELIRPTRTERFRQDLFMETMWEEANEEEFSTLWNAEVAEMRTRIKTQTIYLVTGLLLPVWGSLPDNVVQVWRLTTQDGQSFLGRLVPAPIVGKLAGAFGIDAHVEVSGAETVKHVLATGETMTIGTYRLKRSLVGGNQRLELLDWAPNRLSELKALGCFTEIIQHKTRLFIPPASGAETLKRITG; via the coding sequence ATGCGCACTTCGACAGCAGCACTCGAACTCGATTTTATCGAACCCTCAATCACCGCAGCCATTGGAGTCTGCAGGGTCCTTACCAGTCACGGCGCGATCAACCGCGCCAACCTGCTCTGGGCGATGGAAACCGCATACGGCTCGACCTCGGCTGAAGGCCGCTGGTCTTTGCGCGATGCTTACGACGTCCTCGAACTGGCCGAAGTCATGTTCCTGCGTAAAGCCGAACTGGGCGCGACGCCCGCCGCTCGCCTCACCGCCCTCTCCGCGCTGACCGCTTCGCTCCCGACGCACACCGTTCGCAGCGAGCAGCAGATCGAACTTCAGCAATTCTCCACCCCCGCGCCTATCGCCTATCTCACCGCGCTTGCCGCCAATATCGGTCCAAGCGACGTGGTACTCGAACCATCGGCCGGCACCGGCCTTCTTGCCGTGTTCGCCGCGCGCACCGGCGCAAAGCTCGTTCTGAACGAACTCGATGCGTCCCGCGCCGACATGCTGCAAGCTGCATTCCCCGACGTCCACGTCAGCCGGCGAGATGCCGAGCTGATCGCGGACTTCTACCTCCATGAGGACGCCCCGAGCGTCGTTCTCATCAATCCTCCGTTCTCGCGCAGTCTGGGACGTGGCGTGGATTCTCTCGCGGGCTTCCGTCACCTTCGCGCCGCGCTTCTGGTTCTCGCAACCGGGGGCCGCTGCGTCGCGATCCTGCCAGACCGGATCGACACGACGTCGCAAGCCTGGAAGACCGCGACCGCAGGCTATGGGCTTGCGCTCTATCTCGAACTTCCGGCAAACGCTTATGCCAAACACGGCACCAGCCAGCCTGTGAAGATCCTCGTCCTTCACAAGGGTAGCACGGCCAAGGCGGACCTCAAGCGTTGCGCGACCCTCTCCGAGGCGCTCGACGCAATCACGGCGTTCACCGCCCCGGCACCCGCTTTGCTCCCGACACCGCTTCGCCGCGTCGGTTCGACCTCGCTGTTTGGTGGCATGACAGCCTCCGTCCGCGCGCCCATCAAACCAATGTCGAAGGGTCCGGCGATCGCGACCGGCTCACGCGACATTGCCTATTCGGTCCTTGCGGAGACTGCCCCCGTTGGCGCCGCAAGCGGTGTGTATCTTCCGTACCGCCCGAGCCGGATCGCTATCGCCTGCGCCTCTCCGCATCCGACCGCGCTCGTTGAATCCATCGCAATGGGATCGATCGCGGCACCCGTCCCCACCTATGTGCCGACGCTTCCCCGCGCGATCGTCGACGCTCGTGTTCTCTCCGACGCGCAGCTCGAAACTTTGATCTACGCAGGTTCGGCCTTCAGCCGCGATCTGACGGGCCGCTTCCTTCCGGCCGAAGAAGGTGTCTCGCTCGAGCCGTCCGAAGACGGACGTGCCTATCGCACAGGCTATTTCCTCGCCGACGGTACTGGCGCCGGTAAGGGCCGACAGGTCGCCTCGATCATCCTCGATCGCTGGCTGAAGGGCAGTCGCAAGCACATCTGGATCTCCAAGACCGAAACCTTGCTCGAGGATGCGCGCCGTGACTGGGCGGCCGTTGGCGGCCTGCCGCTCGACATCCAGCATCTCAACCAGTGGAAGCTGGGGACACCGATCGGTGCCGGTGAGGGCATCCTGTTCCTCACCTACGCCACTTTGCGCAGCAACCGCGGCGACAAGGGCACGCGTCTGCAACAGATCCTCGATTATCTCGGTGTCGACTTCGACGGAGTGATCGTTTTCGACGAAGCGCATGAAATGGCAGGCGTTGCCGGTGGCGAGGGCCGCTTCGGCATGAAATCAGGTTCGGACCAGGGCATCGCCGGCGTTCGCGTGCAGAACCTACTGCCCCGCGCCCGCGTCCTCTACGTCTCGGCAACCGGCGCATCGGACGTCAACAACCTCGCTTATGCGACCCGCCTCGAATTGTGGGGACCGGGCACCGCGTTTGCCGATCGCCGTCAGTTCGTCGACAGCCTCCGCCGTGGCGGCATCGCTGCGATGGAACTGATCGCCCGGGATCTGAAGACACAGGGTCTTTATGCCGCGCGGGCCTTAAGCTTTGCCGGCGTCGAATACGACGTCCTTCAGCACAACCTCACGCCCGAACAGATCGACGTGTACGACGCCTATGCCGATGGCTGGGCGATCATCCACCAGAACCTCCAGACCGCGCTCGGTGCGACCCGGATCACCGACACCTTTTCCGGCGATACCTATAACAGCGGGGCCAAGGCCGCCGCGATCTCGGTCTTCGAGTCCACCAAGCAGCGCTTTTTCGGCCAGTTGCTCATCTCGATGAAGCTGCCCTCGCTCATCCCCGCGATGCGGGCCGATCTCGAGCGTGGCGATTGTGTCGTCGTCCAGCTTGTCTCGACGTCCGAAGCCATGCTCAACCGGGCACTGGCGACGCTTTCCCCCGAGCACCGAGCAAACCTCGACATCGAGCTTTCGCCCCGCGAATTTGTCATGGATTATCTGAAGGCGTCTTTCCCGACCCGGCAGATGCAGACCTTTACCGACGATACCGGCAAGGTTCGCTCAGAACCCATGATGGACGAGGACGGCAATCCGGTCGTCAGCCGCGAGGCCGAACGGCTTCGCGACGACATGCTCGAGCAGCTCGGTTCGCTTCCCGTCGTCGGATCCGCGCTCGACCATATCATCGGCCATTTCGGCACCGACATGGTGGCAGAAGTCACAGGCCGCAGCCGGCGCATCATCGTTGACAGCAGCGGCCGTCAACGCGTCGAAAGTCGTTCGTCGCGTTCCAACCTGGCCGAGACCGACGCCTTCATGCGCGGTTCCAAGCGCATCCTCATTTTCTCGGATGCAGGCGGCACAGGCCGCAGTTATCACGCCAGCCTCGCGGCCGAGAACCGGTCGCGTCGTATCCATTATCTCCTCGAGCCGGGCTGGCGCGCTGATGCCGCCATCCAGGGGCTCGGCCGCACCCACCGAACGCATCAGGCTTGCGCGCCGCTGTTCCGTCCGGTTTCGACCGATTGCCGTGGCGAACGTCGGTTCATCTCGACCATCGCCCGCCGCCTCGACAGTCTCGGCGCACTGACACGCGGCCAGCGGCAGACGGGCGGACAGGGCTTGTTCGATCCACGCGACAATCTGGAATCGGATTATGCCAAGGAATCGCTTGTCACATGGTTCAACCTCCTGTGGAAGGGCAAGCTCGCCTCGGTCACGCTGGCGCGTTTTGTCGAACTCACCGGCCTAAGACTTGAAGGCGAAGGCGGCGGCATGGTCGAAGACCTGCCTCCCATCCAACGCTGGCTCAATCGGATCCTCGCTTTGCGGATCGCGATGCAGAATGACATCTTCGACGAGTATCTTGGGCTAATCGAGGCTCGCGTCGATGCGGCGCGCGAAGCGGGTACGCTCGACGTCGGTGTCGAGAGCATCACGGCTGAACGCATCACGATCCTCGATCGCACCGTCATCCGGCGGGATTCGGTGACGGGCGCTGAAACCGAGATCCTCCGCCTCGAAACCGAGGAACGCTACAAGCCTCTCGCGCTCGATCGTATCATGGATATGGTCAGCAAAACCGACCGGATGATGGTCAATCGCCGGTCGGGCAAAGCCGCGCTCTGCTCCGCGACATTCTCCTTCACCGACGACGAGGGTCAGACCGTTCGCCGCTACGAACTTATCAGGCCTACCCGCACCGAGCGGTTCCGGCAGGACCTGTTCATGGAAACCATGTGGGAGGAAGCGAACGAGGAAGAGTTTTCGACCCTTTGGAACGCCGAAGTCGCCGAAATGCGGACCAGGATCAAAACCCAGACGATCTACCTTGTGACAGGGTTACTCCTGCCCGTTTGGGGAAGCCTTCCTGACAACGTGGTTCAGGTCTGGCGCCTGACAACGCAAGACGGCCAGTCGTTCCTCGGCCGTCTCGTCCCCGCGCCGATCGTCGGCAAACTCGCTGGCGCTTTCGGCATCGACGCCCATGTTGAAGTCTCCGGCGCTGAAACCGTCAAACACGTTCTGGCGACCGGCGAGACGATGACAATTGGCACTTACCGGCTGAAGCGCAGCCTGGTCGGCGGCAACCAGCGTCTCGAATTGCTCGACTGGGCACCGAACCGCCTGTCCGAACTGAAGGCTCTGGGCTGCTTTACCGAGATCATTCAGCACAAGACCCGGTTGTTCATTCCCCCTGCCAGCGGGGCCGAAACCCTCAAACGCATCACCGGATAA
- a CDS encoding MarR family transcriptional regulator: MEKASRGDDLIDVVVRLPRKAIEETLLSARPASQKEDERRLGAANAALAGRRRRASRFPGVRFYDPSWDMLLELYVASRERRDLAVSQLCALSGGSTTTALRHIENMEALGYIGREADASDRRRLVVIMLPLLINAMDQWLDLQMIGAEIGL, translated from the coding sequence ATGGAAAAGGCATCTCGAGGAGACGATCTGATCGACGTCGTCGTCCGGCTCCCTCGCAAGGCAATCGAGGAGACCCTGCTGTCGGCCCGCCCTGCAAGCCAGAAGGAGGATGAGCGTCGGCTCGGCGCAGCCAACGCCGCGCTTGCCGGTCGGCGTCGACGAGCATCCCGCTTTCCAGGGGTTCGGTTCTACGATCCCAGCTGGGATATGTTATTGGAATTATACGTAGCGAGCCGCGAGCGGCGCGATCTGGCGGTTTCGCAGCTTTGTGCGCTGAGCGGTGGTTCGACGACGACAGCGCTACGCCATATCGAGAATATGGAGGCACTGGGCTATATCGGCCGGGAAGCCGATGCGAGCGATCGGCGGCGCTTAGTGGTCATCATGCTGCCCTTGCTAATCAACGCGATGGACCAATGGCTTGATCTTCAAATGATTGGCGCGGAGATCGGTCTATAA